One segment of Methylotenera versatilis 79 DNA contains the following:
- the corA gene encoding magnesium/cobalt transporter CorA has protein sequence MKKNRPHKSKNKLSKKIGLAPGSLVYVGNMDTDIATIKPTITLTVYNAAEFIEHELTAHTLAGFNFTDYTNAGKKVWLNIHGVHDAALIKQIGDLFHLHPLVQEDILNTQQRPKIDEYDDYVFFETQSFKYDKTDTSMETEQISFILGHDYLLTFQERSTGIFEPVRTRMRASRAHIREFGVDYLAYALLDSVVDRYFSVLEDVGECSETLEEALLSRPSNAELQNIHHLKHVSVELRRAVWPLREVINNLIRNENDFFKESTMPYLRDVYDHTVNFIESLESIRDNLSGMMDIYMASMSNRVNLELRALTVVTMLFMPATLISGIFGMNFENMPWLKHADGFWWAIGLMASIALIMIMIFWRRQWLTSKG, from the coding sequence ATGAAAAAGAACCGTCCTCATAAATCAAAAAACAAGCTTTCCAAAAAAATCGGTTTGGCGCCAGGCTCATTGGTTTATGTGGGCAATATGGATACAGATATCGCTACGATTAAGCCGACAATAACGTTGACGGTTTATAACGCAGCTGAATTTATAGAACATGAATTAACCGCCCATACGCTAGCAGGTTTTAACTTTACAGATTACACCAATGCTGGCAAAAAAGTTTGGCTGAATATTCATGGTGTGCATGATGCGGCGTTGATTAAGCAAATTGGCGATTTGTTTCATCTGCATCCATTAGTGCAAGAAGACATACTTAACACGCAGCAACGCCCAAAAATCGATGAATATGACGACTATGTGTTTTTTGAAACACAAAGTTTTAAATATGATAAAACCGACACCAGTATGGAAACTGAGCAGATTAGTTTTATTTTGGGGCATGATTATCTGTTGACGTTTCAAGAGCGCTCTACTGGCATTTTTGAGCCGGTACGTACACGTATGCGCGCAAGTCGCGCACATATTCGCGAGTTTGGTGTGGATTATCTGGCTTATGCGTTGCTGGATAGCGTGGTGGATAGATATTTTAGCGTGCTGGAAGATGTAGGCGAATGCAGTGAGACATTAGAAGAAGCCTTGTTATCTAGGCCATCGAATGCAGAGTTACAGAACATTCATCACCTTAAACATGTGAGTGTTGAGTTGCGTCGCGCAGTTTGGCCGCTACGTGAGGTGATTAACAACTTAATTCGCAATGAAAATGACTTTTTTAAAGAAAGCACCATGCCGTATTTGCGCGATGTGTATGACCACACAGTGAATTTTATTGAATCACTGGAATCGATCCGCGACAACTTAAGCGGCATGATGGATATTTATATGGCGAGTATGAGTAATCGCGTGAATCTGGAATTGCGCGCATTAACGGTCGTCACCATGCTATTTATGCCAGCCACGCTGATTTCTGGCATTTTTGGGATGAATTTTGAAAATATGCCATGGTTAAAACATGCCGACGGCTTTTGGTGGGCAATCGGCTTGATGGCATCTATTGCGCTGATCATGATTATGATTTTTTGGCGCAGGCAGTGGTTAACTAGCAAGGGTTAA
- the msrA gene encoding peptide-methionine (S)-S-oxide reductase MsrA, which translates to MSNQQIAIFAGGCFWCTEPVFSQLKGVNKVISGYIGGHTLNPDYKQICNGDTGHAEGIQITFDADQVSYETLLEVFFISHDPTTPNRQGNDVGTQYRSAVFCQNAAQREAVEKKIVELNATHTFNAPIVTEINGPETFYPAEDYHQYYFEKNPNQPYCLAVAAPKKEKVRTKYSDLIKDLSQDA; encoded by the coding sequence ATGAGCAATCAACAAATCGCAATTTTCGCAGGCGGCTGTTTTTGGTGCACAGAACCCGTTTTTAGCCAACTAAAAGGGGTTAACAAAGTGATTTCTGGCTATATTGGTGGTCATACGCTTAATCCTGATTACAAGCAGATTTGCAACGGCGATACAGGGCATGCAGAAGGCATACAGATTACTTTCGATGCAGACCAAGTGAGCTATGAAACTTTGTTAGAAGTATTTTTTATATCGCACGATCCAACTACGCCAAATCGCCAAGGTAACGATGTCGGCACGCAATATCGTTCTGCTGTGTTTTGCCAAAATGCTGCGCAACGTGAAGCGGTTGAAAAAAAGATTGTTGAGCTAAATGCAACACACACTTTTAATGCGCCGATTGTCACAGAAATCAATGGACCTGAAACGTTTTACCCAGCTGAAGATTATCACCAATATTACTTTGAAAAAAATCCAAATCAGCCTTATTGTTTGGCAGTAGCTGCGCCTAAAAAGGAAAAGGTACGCACAAAGTATTCAGACTTAATCAAAGATTTATCGCAAGATGCATAA